One Paroedura picta isolate Pp20150507F chromosome 3, Ppicta_v3.0, whole genome shotgun sequence genomic window carries:
- the LOC143834542 gene encoding monoacylglycerol lipase ABHD6-like: MELTAVRVLFMVLGSILACITSILIARYNLWHKILFKIWTWLRRMKRGVKVKYAKHNNYNFCYFTRGKPGSQPSMLMLHGFSLNKDMWLDTLKYLPVDIHVVCVDLPGHGATTRLMGDNYAAPEQAKRIHEFVKCIGMDKKPFHLVGFSMGGMVAGVYAALYPSHVCCLSLLCPGGVHYQGGYEFIKHLRDVEKSVSLGSPRLISLTERQGEELLKLGLYHPNIAQLQLLKGYLEDDRPQKMFFIKSFLDLSSEESRYSLQENASKIKAPTEVLWGMYDKILDPCGADILAKVIPHCQVFIMDRCGHFITIDRPQKSAELILEFHASVCGTKKSN; this comes from the exons ATGGAGCTCACGGCAGTAAGGGTGCTCTTCATGGTTTTGGGCTCCATTTTGGCTTGCATCACAAGTATTCTTATCGCAAGGTACAACCTGTGGCATAAAATACTGTTCAAGATCTGGACATG GCTCAGACGCATGAAACGGGGCGTGAAGGTGAAATATGCCAAACACAACAACTACAACTTCTGTTATTTCACCCGGGGGAAACCAGGATCCCAGCCGTCCATGCTGATGCTTCATGGGTTCTCACTCAACAAAGACATGTGGTTAGATACGCTTAAG TATCTTCCTGTGGACATCCATGTGGTCTGTGTTGACCTTCCAGGTCATGGGGCAACCACTCGATTGATGGGAGATAACTATGCAGCCCCTGAACAGGCTAAGCGGATACACGAG TTTGTCAAGTGCATTGGGATGGACAAGAAACCCTTTCACCTGGTTGGCTTCTCCATGGGTGGAATGGTAGCTGGGGTTTATGCGGCTCTTTATCCCTCACACGTTTGCTGCTTGTCTCTCCTTTGCCCAGGCG GTGTCCATTATCAAGGAGGTTATGAGTTCATCAAGCACTTGAGGGATGTGGAGAAATCTGTCAGTCTGGGAAGCCCTCGCCTCATTTCTTTGACTGAGAGGCAGGGAGAAGAGCTCCTGAAGCTTGGCTTATACCACCCCAATATCGCCCAGTTGCAG ctccttaAAGGATATCTTGAGGATGACAGGCCACAAAAGATGTTCTTCATTAAAA GCTTTTTAGACCTCTCCAGCGAGGAGTCCAGGTACAGCCTCCAGGAGAACGCAAGCAAGATCAAGGCTCCCACCGAGGTCCTCTGGGGAATGTATGACAAG ATACTTGATCCTTGTGGAGCAGACATTTTAGCCAAAGTCATTCCGCACTGCCAAGTGTTCATAATGGATCGCTGTGGACACTTCATAACCATAGACAGGCCACAGAAATCTGCAGAGCTCATCCTGGAATTCCACGCATCAGTTTGTGGCACAAAGAAGTCCAACTAG